A region from the Tachyglossus aculeatus isolate mTacAcu1 chromosome Y4, mTacAcu1.pri, whole genome shotgun sequence genome encodes:
- the CASQ1 gene encoding calsequestrin-1: MATWRPVTLPRPRGWGPLLPLLLLLLLPPPPAPQSGGVRAEEGLNFPQYDGVDRVLNVNAKNYKAVLKKFEVLALLLHEPVGDDKVSQRQFEMEELILELAAQVLEDKGVGFGLVDSEKDAAVAKKLGLTEVDSIYVFKGDEVIEYDGEFSADTLVEFMLDVLEDPVELIEGERELQAFENIEDKIKLIGYFKNEDSEHYKAFEDAAEEFHPYIPFFATFDSKVAKKLTLKLNEIDFYEAFMDEPVTIPDKPNSEEEIVSFVEEHKRSTLRKLLPETMYETWEDDMDGIHIVAFAEETDPDGYEFLEILKSVARDNTENPDLSIVWVDPDDFPLLVPYWEKTFDIDLSHPQIGVVNVTDADSVWLEMDDEEDLPSADELEDWIQDVLEGDINTEDDDDDDDD, from the exons ATGGCGACCTGGCGGCCGGTGACCTTGCCCCGACCTCGGGGCTGGGGACCACTGTTgccgctgctactgctactgttgCTGCCGCCGCCTCCGGCCCCCCAGTCCGGCGGGGTGCGGGCCGAGGAGGGGCTGAACTTCCCGCAGTACGACGGGGTGGACCGCGTGCTCAACGTCAATGCCAAGAACTACAAGGCCGTCCTGAAGAAGTTCGAGGTCCTCGCCCTGCTGCTCCACGAGCCCGTCGGCGACGACAAGGTCTCGCAGCGCCAGTTCGAGATGGAGGAGTTGATCCTGGag TTGGCAGCTCAAGTCCTAGAAGACAAAGGCGTGGGTTTTGGCCTGGTGGATTCTGAGAAGGACGCGGCCGTGGCCAAGAAACTGG gcctgacCGAGGTGGACAGCATCTACGTGTTTAAGGGAGACGAAGTCATCGAGTACGACGGCGAATTCTCCGCGGATACGCTGGTGGAGTTCATGCTGGAT GTGCTGGAGGACCCCGTGGAGCTGATCGAAGGGGAGCGGGAGCTCCAGGCCTTTGAGAACATCGAGGACAAGATCAAACTTATCGGCTACTTCAAGAACGAGGACTCTGAGC ACTACAAGGCATTTGAAGATGCAGCAGAAGAATTTCATCCATACATCCCCTTCTTCGCCACCTTCGACAGCAAG GTGGCCAAGAAGCTGACCCTGAAGCTGAACGAGATAGACTTCTACGAGGCCTTCATGGACGAGCCCGTTACCATTCCCGACAAGCCCAACAGCGAGGAGGAGATCGTCAGCTTCGTGGAGGAGCACAAGCG ATCAACCCTGAGGAAACTATTGCCGGAGACTATGTATGAGACCTGG GAGGACGACATGGACGGAATTCACATTGTGGCCTTTGCAGAAGAGACGGATCCAG ACGGCTATGAGTTTCTGGAGATCCTGAAGTCGGTGGCCCGGGACAACACGGAGAACCCGGACCTCAGCATCGTCTGGGTGGACCCCGACGACTTCCCCCTG CTGGTCCCCTACTGGGAGAAGACGTTTGACATCGACCTGTCCCACCCGCAGATCGGAGTCGTCAACGTCACCGAC GCCGACAGCGTGTGGCTGGAGATGGACGACGAGGAGGACCTGCCATCGGCCGACGAGCTGGAGGACTGGATCCAGGACGTCCTGGAGGGCGACATCAACaccgaggacgacgacgacgacgacgacgactag